A region of the Bombus pyrosoma isolate SC7728 linkage group LG15, ASM1482585v1, whole genome shotgun sequence genome:
TTatccataaaatttttaataatcacaTGGCTCTTCCGACTACAATTTCTGCTAGCACTGGAGAGCGATGAAACAAACAGCGTTAATACGTGTGATCTGCCGCAGAGCCTTATACAAGAGATAGACTCGTACGAACCCTTTGTTCATGCTATAATAAATGAGACTTTATACGGATCGTTCAAAGGAACGACCTGGAATGAATTAGCTTACTTCGTTGACACATTTGGTCCGAGATTTACTGGCACTGCTGTGCTAGAGCGTTCCATTGATTATGTGTTAAATAAATCTTTGGAGTTTGGTTTGGACAATGTACACGGTGAATCCGTTAGTGTGCCACATTGGGTCAGGTAACACTTGTCAATGAGCGTTTCTTACTTTcccaataaatattaaaatgtaaattgctgaaatacttatttatttgcCAGAGGAAAGGAATCGGCGACACTTTTAAAGCCaagacataaaaatattgctctTCTGGGATTAGGTTACAGTGTTGGGACTCCGCCCGAAGGAATAACCGCAAAGGCTATCGTCGTGAACAGTTTCAAAGAACTTGAGGAAAGAAAGCACGAGGTAagtatattatagaatttccaAAAGACAATTATGttctatttcgtttaaatGACTTGTACCATTTTCTTGGTCGGTTTAGGTCCGAGGAAAGATCGTTGTATTTAATGAGAAATATGTTTCGTACGGTGAAACGGTAAAGTATCGAAGCCAAGGAGCAACAGAAGCATCGAAACATGGCGCTGTTGCTGCCTTAATTAGATCGGTTACACCATATTCTCTGTATTCCCCACATACGGGCATGCAATCGTACGGCGAGAATGTGACTAAAATTCCGGTAGCTTGTATCACGGTTGAAGATGCCAGCTTGTTGAGAAGGATGTCTGATAGAGGTAGACATGGCGTCATGTAGACTTTTACTGTTACCATCGAggatatttatgatttatttatcttttaggtgcagttttagaaataaatttaagaatgcAGGCGAAAAATTTGCCGAACAAAGTATCACGAAATGTAATAGCTGAATTGAAAGGCTCCAAGGCACCGGAGAAAGTTGTAGTTATATCTGGTCACATCGACAGTTGGGACGTTGGTCAGGGCGCAATGGACGATGGCGGTGGTGCATTTATTTCGTGGCaagcattaaaattattgaaacaccTTAATTATAAACCACGACGAACAGTAAGGTGAACATTTTGGAGAATAATGttttagttaaaaaataagaagtacttagtggaaatttaaattatataattaataaattatgcttaaatttatataacttggcttaacgtgaaattaattacgacTGTAGAATGATCATGTGGACGGCTGAAGAAGTTGGAATCATAGGAGGTAATCATTATATCAAGAGTCATAAAAGCGAAGAGAAGGATTTACAGTTCGTGCTGGAATCGGATTTGGGCACGTTCAAGCCATTAGGTTTCGAAGTTACCGGAACCGAAGAGGTTATGTGCATCCTAAAAAGAATCATGAAGTTAGTTtgcaaaacaaaattaaaaaaaaaaacgctaGAAAGGATAATTgcttaattttcatttgttcgacgtttctaatttttattttttttatttttaggcTATTCTCTATCGTGGGAGATATGAAGCTTCGTAGTCCCAGCGGCGGCCCTGATATCGCTTCTTGGGTAGACGCAGGGGTACCAGGAGGTTCTCTTTGGACTCAGGACGAACAATACTTTTATTACCATCATACGAATGCGGATACTATGTTGGTTGAAGATCCGGAAGCTCTTGATAGGGGAACAGCCTTATTCGCAGCACTATCTTATGTACTTGCGGAGCTTAGCGTCGATCTTCCACATCACAAGTGACGATATTAatggtattattaatatcgatgTCGATTTCAAAAACGCTAATGTTAGAAtctatatatttgaatttttacgaaaataggacattaaaggaatattttttaagatatcaAACAAATAATCTTCTTTACTGACTCTCTATACTGATTCCTTTCGTATGATgatcgagaaattaataatattagcgAATCGACAAAGCGACAAATTACAAGATCACAGTCTGGAGATTGAGATCAAGGTGAATAAAATTCAGGATTGTAATAAGAACGGAGAGAAAATTCATTGCGATTCTcttaaagtatttttatttcaaatgttcGTTTTTTACAGAGTCGTGGCATACAAATATTTAGGCCTAATCATCCACGTGGTCGTAATTTCGCTACGCTCGTCGAAGTATTACAAAGTACATATTCAGTGACCACGAGGCTAGGCTCTcaacatatgtatttttaattggtCTTTCCGGTCAACGGAGAACATTATTGAAAACTCTGAACACCGTATTACATATTAAGTCACCGTATTACATATTAAGAACACCGTATTACAGTTTCTTAATTCTCAGTCGTTCTACGTTACGAAAATTCTCTACATTGTCGTGTTCGACTAAACCTTTAATTGCTAACGCAATTTTTTTGACGGTAATCGACGGTACGTGCCATTCGCGCTTATTCTTATACGGAAAATAGTACTCTCTTCCTATTAACACCTAAACATATTGGAAAAGAAAGGTATCGTATATTAaatcgaaatagaaagaaCGATTCAAATGTGGCAAATAATACTAGCACATGGATATGTACTGTGAGATTTCCCGTTAGCAATTAGAGGTTATTGACGCTTTAATCAGTCTCGTCATGGTATACATCGACTATATTCGTTAATTGCCTTAGATCAACGTATCTTCGTCTTGATTCGGGAAAACCATCAATAAGGAATGTTGAGAGGTTGTTCTTTGACTAGCTGTCAACAATGCAGTTTTCTCTCCTCCGCTTCCGTTGATGGAGCAATCTGGCGAGCTTCCCTCGAAAATGTGAGTCGTAGTGCTACTAGTCGAGGGCATGTCGTTCAAATCTGGCGATGCTAAAGGCGGTGCTTGAATTGGACGAGTGTTATTGTTGCTGCTTTCTAGTGACACCAATTGCATACTGTACGACTCACGATAACCGGACGTACTGGATGTATCTTCGTCCCATGATGCATCTGATGTTTGAAGGTGAAGGtgatggtgatgatgatggtgatggTACAGGTGATGGTGAAGGTTAGCGTGCATTTGCTGCTGATCGCTAAGCAAATTACTGCCCTTTTCGCAGTCCGATTGTCGGATAGACGAACTTCTTCTTGAACGAATCGACGACGAATCGGAGGGGATGCTGAAGCTCGATGGTTCCATCACTGGAATCGGTGGTGTTAGTATCGATGGCTGGGTCGTTGGTTGCGATACGTTATTACTTTGTTCTGATTTCGCTTGCACTgtctgaaaattaaattccaagTCATCGTGTAAGTATCGTgcctaaaatatttaaattaactcAACTGTATCATCAAcggtacaaatatttctacaactatatacatattattacttCTACGTGACTTCTTCGACTCTTTCGCAATCGAAAAGTCTTCTTGCTTTGACCCATAGAGCGTTGTAATCGAGGTTTGTCTGGGCGGGATTCGCCTGAACTGTCCTCGTTTGGACTGGTTGGGCTGAGTTGGCTCGTCACGGTTTCCCCTATTAAAATAACACGCGATTGATTCTCTTTTCGCATAGAATTCTACTCTCTATTCTACAATCTATCCATGCTGCTCTTTCATAACTACAAATTGTAACCCGAAGGGGTTTTCAAATAACAATTACGTTTCGTGAAATGTAATTGTCTTAACATCGCACTATCTCTActacgaataaatatttattaagcaattattccttttttttttttatctaatttatagatcgaaatacgaataatattaaatcctAATCGCATTTCGGGTATTTATCTTCGATACGTATAATGTATTCACATAATATAAGAATAGAGATTTAGCATCGCATTACATATGTACACTGTACACTATACATTCTGTTTAAAAGGTGCTTTaaaaggaatgaaatattcagtGAATTTATCGAAAGTCATGCTCATAACCATATCCGATAAAGGAAGtaatattctttccttttctgtaGTACTCTTTTACAATTAGAAGCTTGGTCATCTAACTTATttgtatatgcatatttatgtTGTAGTACGTTTTGTTCGCTATAATTTGAAACAAGTAAGCTTGGAAGGACTGTAGAAGAGCGAGCATCTGGCAACTGTATGTATGTGCAAAGAAAGGAATCAAACAAGAGAAGAGAGGGGCAATATAGAGATATAGAGAGTGTACaatattgtatgtatagaGTGTACTTTTCACAATggttactttaattattttatcttgttACTAAAAGTGTATCTATTATCGCTAGATATGATAAATATGATTAACATAGGTATGGTAGAAGGGTACGtgtttttgtattatttgtatcaGCTGATAAAAGTATCGTGCAAATGATAATGAAGTGAAGTATGATATACggtaagatataa
Encoded here:
- the LOC122575759 gene encoding carboxypeptidase Q-like; translated protein: MFLSIKFLIITWLFRLQFLLALESDETNSVNTCDLPQSLIQEIDSYEPFVHAIINETLYGSFKGTTWNELAYFVDTFGPRFTGTAVLERSIDYVLNKSLEFGLDNVHGESVSVPHWVRGKESATLLKPRHKNIALLGLGYSVGTPPEGITAKAIVVNSFKELEERKHEVRGKIVVFNEKYVSYGETVKYRSQGATEASKHGAVAALIRSVTPYSLYSPHTGMQSYGENVTKIPVACITVEDASLLRRMSDRGAVLEINLRMQAKNLPNKVSRNVIAELKGSKAPEKVVVISGHIDSWDVGQGAMDDGGGAFISWQALKLLKHLNYKPRRTVRMIMWTAEEVGIIGGNHYIKSHKSEEKDLQFVLESDLGTFKPLGFEVTGTEEVMCILKRIMKLFSIVGDMKLRSPSGGPDIASWVDAGVPGGSLWTQDEQYFYYHHTNADTMLVEDPEALDRGTALFAALSYVLAELSVDLPHHK